CCGGAGGGCTTGCGTCCGTCGTGGCCGGGCACTGCCCGTCCATTGAGGCCGTACACCCGGACCTGACCCTCGAAGGACTCGGAATCATTTATAAACGCCTCTCAGGGTGATCTGAATTACGTTTCATGGACTCCCTGAGGTTCCCATCAATAGGCGCATCCTCACATGATGAGCATGGCATCCCCATAGCTATAGAAACGATATCCCTCCCGAATCGCTTCGTCATAGGCGGCAAGTATCCTTTCCCTGCCCGCAAACGCACAGACCAGTACGAGCAAGGACGAGGCAGGTAGGTGAAAATTCGTGACCATAGCGTCAACCACGCGAAACCTGAACCCTGGGACGATATACAGGGTACAGGTCCCCTCGACCGGTCTGACACGCCCGTCTTCCGTTGCCGCCGCCTCGATGGCCCGGACGGACGTGGTTCCCACCGCCACTACGCGCCCTCCCCTGCTGCGTGTTTCCGCGATGGTTTCCGCAGTCTCTTGCGGGACCCGGATCCACTCGGCATGGATATGATGCTCGCGGACATCTCTGCATCGAATGGGGGCGAAGGTCCCGAGCCCCACGTGGAGGGTCACCCGGACTATGGAGACCTGGGCCTTGCCGATCGCCTCCAGGAGTTCCTTCGTGAAATGGAGCCCTGCGGTCGGAGCGGCCACCGAGCCTGTATGCGAGGCGTAAACCGTTTGATAGCGATCACGGTCTGCGGCCTCGGGCGTGCGCCGTATGTAAGGAGGAAGGGGCACCACTCCGCATCTGTCGAGTGCCGATGAGAGTGGGCCT
The sequence above is a segment of the Deltaproteobacteria bacterium genome. Coding sequences within it:
- the queA gene encoding tRNA preQ1(34) S-adenosylmethionine ribosyltransferase-isomerase QueA encodes the protein MQEFDLERFEYFLPEGLISQHPQKERSSSRLMVLDRNTGATAHCFFPDVLRFLRPGDCLVLNDSKVFPARLHGRKETGGQVECLLLHYPDEIAPGTSRAQALLRSSKPFRPGMRIVCGEDLFVTVRCLLGDGKAEVELTHTGPLSSALDRCGVVPLPPYIRRTPEAADRDRYQTVYASHTGSVAAPTAGLHFTKELLEAIGKAQVSIVRVTLHVGLGTFAPIRCRDVREHHIHAEWIRVPQETAETIAETRSRGGRVVAVGTTSVRAIEAAATEDGRVRPVEGTCTLYIVPGFRFRVVDAMVTNFHLPASSLLVLVCAFAGRERILAAYDEAIREGYRFYSYGDAMLIM